AATCTTGCTTGAAGATCAGAAAAATGGGGTCGTTGACGAAGAGATGATGCGCAATATCGCACGTGAATATTACTTTAAGAAAAAAGCGATGCAGACCTTCACCTTATGGGTTGAAGAGCGCGTAGCCGACGTCTATATCGAGCGCCGCATCTAGCAGACACAATTTACATTTAATGGGGCCTCTTCGGAGGCCTTATTCATTATCGTGTTATCACGATTAAAATTAGCAACACAAAAGAAGAGATACACTCCGCATGAGTCAATCACACAGAGCAAAGAAGCGTTTTGGGCAGAACTTTTTAATTGATGCCGGCATTATTTTTCAGATCGTCGAGGCGATCAATCCACAAGCGGGCGACCCATTAATCGAAATTGGGCCAGGGCTTGCGGCGATGACAAAACCGGTCTTAGCGCGGGCAAAAGAGATGACGGTCATCGAGCTTGACCGTGATCTGATTGAGAATTTAGAAAAGATGGAGGGGTTACGGGTTATTAACGAAGATGTCCTTAATGTCGATCTTCCCGCGCTCTATCCGGATCAAAAACTGCGCATTATTGGGAATCTTCCTTATAACATCTCAACGCCGATCATTTTTCACCTGCTTGAAGATCATCACGATATTCTCGACATGCATTTTATGCTTCAAAAAGAGGTGATTGATCGCTTAGCGGCTGAACCCAATTCACGCCAATATGGCCGGCTTTCGGTGATGGTACAGCGTTATTGTGATGTTGTGCCGCTCTTTGAAATTCCGCCAACAGCCTTTGATCCTGCGCCGAAAGTGATGAGTCAATTTGTGCGATTAGTGCCCCACACGGAGCCAAAATATGCGATCGCCGATGATAATCGGTTCTTTGAGGTGGTAAAACTTGCCTTTTCGATGAAGCGTAAGATGATTCGCAATAACCTCAAACCGCTGATGAGTGAAGCGGAAATTGAGGCGGCCGGCATTGATCCAACGGCGCGAGCAGAAAATCTCACCATTGATGATTTTGTCACGCTCAGTAATGCGTTAGTATAGAAAGCATTAGGATAGAGGGTCAGCCGAAAAGCGGGCGTAACGAGCAAAGGAGGGGCGATGAGCAATCAACTCTATGCAGTGATCGATCTTGGATCGAACAGTTTTCACATGGCGGTTATGGAAGAAGATAACGGCCGAATCTTGGTGGTCGATCGCGTTCGCGACATGGTTCAGCTCGGATACGGTCTTGAAAAAGATGGCACGCTCTTACCGCAAACTCGTGAAAAAGCCCTTAATTGTCTACGCAAATTTAACGAACGCCTTGCCAATATTGATCGCGATAATATCCGCGCGGTCGGGACCTTAACGCTCCGAAAAATGAAGGATCCCACCTTTTTAAAAGAGGCGGAAGGAGCGCTCGGCGTTCCCATCGAGATTATCTCGGGGCGAGAAGAGGCGCGGCTTATCTATCTTGGGGTGTCGCAATATGTGCATGTGGCTGAAAAAGAGCTCTTTGTAATCGATATCGGCGGCGGCAGTACCGAGCTTATTTTAGGGGAATCCGCCGGCATTAAGCGCGCTTTTAGTAAGGAAGTGGGCTGCGTGAATATCGCAAAACTCTTCTTTAAAAAGGGAACGTTTACCCAAAAGCAGATGGATCGAGCGCTCCTTCATATCGAGCGGGAACTCCATGATTTAACTTACCTCATGCGTTACCAAGATGCCTACTTTGTCGGCGCCTCGGGGACGATTAAAACCATCTTGGAATTGAGTGAATATTTAGGCTTTCAAGAAGAATTTATCACGCTTGAAGCGATCGAGCGCTTAACGCAAAAGCTCCTTACCTTAAAGCATGAAGATAAAATTGCGCGCTTTTTTGATCTTTCGCCTGAGCGTGCATCGGTGATGGGTGCGGGGCTTTTAATTCTCTATACGCTCTTTAATGTGCTGTCGATTAAAAAGATGGCGATCACAAGTGCGGCGCTCCGTGAAGGGATGCTCTTTGATCTCCTTGGCCGGGTACAAAAGCAGGATCGCCGTGATAAAACCATCGCAAGTTTAGTGGCGCGATTTGGCGCCGATGAAGCGCAAGCGATTCGGGTGCGAGATACCAGTATGATGATCGCCAAGGTGATCGATTCGCCGCTTATGGATGAAACGGCGCTCCGTTTTTTAGGGTGGGCATCGCTCTGTCACGAGATTGGGCTTGCGGTATCGCACCATCGCCATTTTAAACATTCAGCGTATCTCATTGAGCATGCCGATCTCGATGGATTTAGCCATCAAGACCAGAAAATTCTCGCCACCATTATCTATAATCATCAGCGTAAATTTGAGTTTGAGGATTTTGAATCGCTCCCCCAATTTGCGCCGATTGTCACCATGATTTTACGCATGGCCGTGCTCTTTAATCGCGGGCGTTATACCCGTAACGTGCCCGATTTTAATATGCGGATCGGGAAACGCAATGTGAAACTCTATTTCCAAGAAGGCTGGCTGAAAGCCCATCCATTGGTGCTGGAAGATCTTAAATATGAAGAGAAGCAACTCAAAAAAGCCGATATCAAATTGGCGTGGAATCTATAATCGTCTGATGATCTGACGATTAAATCGCAACATCGCACACCGCTTCTCTATCGGTCTTTTATAAAATTGAATTTATGCTTCAAGCGTTTGCGAGATAATAAAATCCGGCGTAATGAGCGATTCTTCAATGCGGGGCCTTGGGTCATGATCCCGTAGGAATCCCCAATCGGCTTTGAGCGCCGTTTTCATTCCTGCCATATTTCCGCCTAAAATATCGGTATGGAGCGTGTCGCCTACCATTAGCACACGGCTTGGATCGATGGTTTTTCCAAGGGTTTTCGCCATTTTTTTAAGGCTCACCTCATAAGCATTTTTAAAGGGTTTTCCACAATAGGTGATGGAGAGATCCGGGAAGGTTTTTAAAAGATCGATCGCATAAAACCCAGGTTCTACCGAGAACGAATTTTCCATCGGCGCGCTAATATCGGGGTTTCCAATCATTAGCGGGCGCAATTTTTTCGCCATCGCATCATGCAGTTTTAATTGCTGATCCAGATCCCACGTCATCGCTCCTAAAAAGAGAAATCCATCCACCGTATCGATATTGTCATCGGTCAAATAGACGCAATTGGCCGGAATGGTCTCAATTTTTGCATTGAGTACCGAAATCACGCCCCACGTTCCGCCCTTTTTAGTGACCTCGTGTTCGGTGATCGTCGCTTCCACCGCATCGCGCGATGAGATAATGTGGCTCGCCGCAAGATCATAGCCCAATTTCGGATAGCCTTCCGCGCGAATATAAGAAGGATGAGAAGCGCCATTGGTAAGCACAAACGCCTCTTTCCCAAGCGCTTGAAGTGTCGCAATGGTTTCCGGCATATGAGGCACCGCCATCGCACCGACATTTAACACCCCAAATCCATCGAGCAATAAAATATCGTACTCATCTTGAATGCTGAGGAGCGAGTCGGTAATTTTAGGCGTTTTTTGCGGGATCGTCTCGCCGGGGTAGAGGCGATGCGGATGATAATAAGTATGATAGAGATTCCAAACGTCTTTAAACTGTAACACGATAAATTCCTACAGGTTGAGATGATGCCGGGCGTACCCGCTGAATGTGATTGATAGAGGAAGTATAGAAGATTTTAACCGGTATTTCTAATTGTGCCCTCAACGCGACAATAACGCCTCGCAATTTTTAAAGGTTCCGGTTTGGGTGATGGTACTGACTTTTCCCTTCACAAAATCAAATTGAATCTCGCAAAAGCTCACCACTTCGCGCTTAATCCGGGGAGGGGAGACCATTGTGGGATTGCCATAATAACGTCCGCCGTAGTAAAAATTGTCATCATAAAAACCGCCGTAATAGCTGTAACGGGCGGGAATATGGATTTCGCGGATGGTTTCATCACGGTAGACATAACGGTCGCTGTAAGCGGTGGGATAATGTGAGGAAGGCGAACCAAAGGCGCTACGAATCGTGCTTTCGGAAGCATTTAGATAGGGCTGTAGCGATTCGATTAATTGAGGAGAGGCGATTGAGAGTTGAGGGTGACTCATCGCTTGATTTGAGCGCTCGCGCGCTGCTTGATTCTCTTCAATGGATTGGCGCTCGTCTTCGGGAAGTGAGCCACTTTTCGGGGGCGGTAGCTGCGCACAGCTACTGATGATAAGACCGATTAACAGGGAGAGAATGAGCTGTTTTGGCATCGTGCGGATCATCATGCCTCCTAAAAAGTGACGCGTTGAAACGGTTATTCCGCTACATCAGCAACGGCGCCGGTACGAATCGCTGCGAGCTCTTTATCGATAAAGTAGTTTGCATTCGCTTCGCCGCGGAGCATCTCAAATTTATCTAAAATCGTGCGGAAAAGATCTTCCTCTTCGCGCTGTTCAACGATATACCACTGCATAAATTCAAAGGTTGAATAGTCGTGCGTGGTGATCGCTTCGTGAGTAATTTTATTGATTTTTTCGGTGATGTTAAGCTCTTGCGCGTACGCTTGTTTGAAGATTGCTTCGAGGTCATCAAAGTTTGGATTGATGGTGGGCATATCGCCTAAAATCGGCATATGGCCGGTTAATAATACGTAATCGAAGATTTTTTGCATGTGATCACGCTCTTCGTTTGCTTGCGCCATTAAAAAGCTCGCCGCCCCGTGAAATCCGTTGAAATTTGCCCACGCGGACATCTGCTGATAGACATGTGCAGAGCAGAGCTCATGGTTGATCTGTTCGTTTAAAAGTTTGGCCATTGATTCAGTAATCATAAAATATCCTCATGGTTGGTGCCGGCGTGCGGCGGGGATGATTGAATTTAAAATCGTTTCCAAGGATTAATTATAGCACTGCCACTTCGAAGGCGTAGCGAAAGCGATGATTGAATTGCCAAATGATGCGGATTCAGGCGGAAAATCGCGCCATCTTTTTTCCGTTTGGGAAGAGGTGTTTTTCAGCATTCTAGACTATACTATGCGCTATTATCTTGATTTGAGGTGTGTGTGAAGCATCGACGTTTACAGCTGTTGTTTGCAAGTTATGTGATTCCGACGGTGGGTGCCATGCTAATTAGTGGCGCGTATCAATTGATCGACGGATTTTTTATCGGGAATTTTATCGGCGCGGCGGGGCTTGCGGGCGCAAATATCGGCTGGTCGTACATCACGCTACTTTTGGGTTTTGGGCTTTTGGTCGGCGTTGGAACGGGCAGTCTCTACTCGATCGCCAAAGGGGCCGAAGAGCATGAGCGGGCGCTTCGAATCTTAGGACAGACGCTCGTATTAATCGTCATCCCGGGTATTTTATTGGGGCTCTTTTTATATCAATCGGCCCCCTTTTTGGTCTCCATTTTGGGCGACCCATCACACGCAGCTTCTGCTGAATTTTTAGAAGCCTCGCGGCTAGCGATCGATTTTGTGCGCGTCTTTGCGGTGAGCGCTCCTTTTGTGATCGGCAGTCTTGCGCTTCCCTTTTTAGTGCGCAATGTGGGCAGCCCCTATCGGGCAACGCTCTACATGGCGATCGGCGTGTCGCTCAATATTATCTCCTCGTATCTCTTAATTGTGGTACTCGAATGGTCGGTCTTTGGGGCGGCACTTGCAAGCGTCATTGGAGAAACCTGCGCGATGCTCTTGGGCTTTCGCTTTGTGTTCTTTAAAAGTGGCGAGCCGATACAATGGCGTCATGTTAAGCCCGATTTAAAACTGATTGGTGAGATCTTATTAAACGGCGGGTCGGCCTTTTTCATGTATATCTACGTCGGCTTTATTATGGCGCTTCATCATAAGATGCTGGTGAAATATGGCGGAACGCTCGCGGTGTCGGCCTATACGATTACCGGCTACATTATTACGGTCTACTATTTTGGGATCGAAGGCGTTGCCAATGGGATTCAGCCGGTGATTAGTAAGCTCTACGGCGGTGAAAAACATCGTTCCGCGCGGGCGATTATCCGCATGATGGTCTTTGTGGGCATGCTGTACGGCATCACACTCACCTTAGTGTTGCAGCTGTTCCCTGGGTTTTTCACGCTCTGGTTTACTAGCGACCCAGCGTTGACGGAGGTGGCCGTTCACGCCATTCGCTTTAATCTCTTTGTGCTCTTTTTAGAAGGGGTCTTTGTGCTTGTGACCGTCTTTTTCCAAGCGATCGGCGAGGGAGCAAAAGCGCTCGTCATCTCAATCGGGAATCTCTTTATCCAAGTACCCTTTCTCTTTATTTTACCGCGCTTTTTAGATTTAGATGGGGTGTGGCTCACCATGCCGATCGCCTCCATCGTGCTCGCGATCCCCGTCACTTACTGGGCGTGGCGACGTTATCAAAAAATTGGTTAACGATGATATAAAATCTATCAAGGCTCAATTTTTAGTACACGGCTCCCCGTGTTTCCGGGCAGAATAATCAATTAAATTCCACCTTAAAAGTGATAGGATAGGGAAGTTGAATCTCATTGATTATAAAGAGGAAGCGTGTGAATTATTTTGAAGCAAAGCGGAAACTCAATCGCGAAACATTTTGGCTCTATGTGGTCTTTAGCCTCAATATTCTGTTTTCGATGAGCATTGCATTTGGGGCGGCGTACTGGGTGGAGGCGCGCTATTTTGAGGTGCCGACGCTCTACAGTGATGGCTCGTATCGCTTCTATTCCGAGGTGGGATTGTGGGCGGCAGCGTTAACGCTCGTGGTGATTATGTTTAATTATGGGCGCGCCTATTTTTCAAATGGTGATGGCTCGCTCCTGCCGCTTTCAATGCAGGCGGTGGATGTGTCAGGCAATTATGATGAGGCCGCTTACCGCAAGCTCAATCAAGTGGTCGATGAGATGGCGATTGCCACCGCGCTTCCCGTTCCGAAACTCTATGTATTGCCGAGCGGGGCGCTCAATGCCTTTGCGACGGGGACAAATTATCATAATTCCGCGGTGACCGTGACGACCAAAGCGCTTGAACTGCCTCGTGATGAACTGAGTGCGCTCATTGCCCATGAAGTGGAACATATTAAGAGTCTTGATATGCGATTCAACCTCCATATGGCGGCGATTTTAGCGGGCTTTATGGCGATTACCAGTATCGGGTTTCATGTGATTGACGGGGTGCTTCGTGCTCGCCCACGCTCAGGTAATAAAAACCAAGGGCAAGCGCTGATTGCCGGCATTGCGATCGGGGTCGGGCTCATTATTCTCGGCGCGTTTCACTATTGGATTGGTAAATTGCTTCAATCGCGCATCTCAATTCGGCGGGAATATCACGCGGATCTCAACGCGGTGATTGCGATGCGCCAAGCGATTCCGATGGTCTCCCTCTTAAGACGGCTCAATAAAGAAGATCCTCTGGATTCAGCCATTGATGGTGCAGATGCGGAGTACGCTCACTTTTTCTTCTCCAATCCACTTACGGTAAAAGCATTCTCTTTCCCGACCCATCCCCCGCTTGAGGAGCGCATTAAGCGCGTCAATAGTTATGTGACGGAGGCGGAAATTTTGGCAGAACGCTCTAGGAAGTCGCAGAAAAATCTCAGGGATAGCACCAATGAGTCTACTAATGAAACTACCAATGACATTAATCATGAAAAAGCTACCGCAGAGCCGGCGAAAACCGGCCATCAAACTCCGCCAAGTGGTACCGAATTTTTAGGAAAAGTGGTCGGCACGGCAATCATTCACGATGCGATTCAAGAGTCAGTCAAAGAATCGGTCAATAAGGGGGAATCGCCACTTAAGCCAAATACTAGAACGTGGCGTGATACGGCGCTCAATCAGCCCACCATTGATCAATTAATGAAGCTAATTCCGCCGGAATTTTCAAAAGTGACCTCTCATAAAACGCGCGGTATTTTGTTTGCCCTTTTACTGGTAAGTGATGATCCAGACGTGCGTGAAAAGCAGTACAGCCGATTGCGGGAAGCGGAGGTTAAGTATCTCGATTATCTTTATAAAATTTATGCCAAGCGTGAGATCGAATATGGCTATTTGCTCCTTGAGATGCTCTACCCGACACTCCGCGATATGGATGACGCCACTTCTGAAACGTTGCAACGCTATTTGTCGTCACTGACTCGTGATCTTTCTGCGCTAACCTTTCAGCAATGGGGCATGTTTTATGCGATCGATGGCTATCTTGATCGGTTATTGGAATATGAAGAAGAGACGCTCGCGCGCCCCGTTCGAACTCGTAAAAAAGAGCGGGTTACCGAGCTTGAAAAGCGCGATGCTTACCTCTTAATTGCCGCCTTTTTGACCGAAGCGGGGGAGTATGACGATGATGAAAAAGGAATAGCCTTTAATGCGATATTGCAAGCGATTGCGCCCGGCGAGTCGCGCTATTTTCCGGTGATCAATAAAGCCTTTTGGGAGGATAATTTGCCCTATGCGTTTACCGTGTTAAATCGGCTTCCAGAAGCGGAGGCCAATCGAGTGCTTGAGGCGCTGTTAACGGCGGTGGGGATGGATGATTATCTCACCTTAAAAGAGTATCAAGCGATGCGCCTTGTTGCGCTCCATTTAGGGGAGTTATTACCGCTCTCATTCCACGATTGGTTTAATGGAAAATGGCAATCCGGTGAATAGGGAGAGGGGTTTAGAATGATTAAAGTTTAATCACTATATAGAAATATATAATGATGAGTGCTAGAGTAAATTCATTCGAAGGCGTACCCTTTTTTGTTCTCGTTTTGATGTGAAATAAGATAAGAACGCCAAAAACAGGGAGTAAAAAATGCTATCAAAAACATCGGTAGTACGAATGTAGTTGATAGACGATTTAAATCATGTTTTGGTGGATTAACGGGTAGAATTAAGGAAGGGTTTTAACAGGATGCGTATAATTGTAGCGTACTTGTAGCCTTTGATTTTGTTCCATACATCTCAAAAGAGAAAAGGAAACCAATATGAAAAAATTAGCTGACTTAAACGAAAACCTCCGTCCTGCGTCAAACTATCAACTCCTCATTAATGGCGAGTGGCGTGACGGGGCATCGAAACAGACGTATGAAGCAACGAACCCAGCAACAAACGAAACCTTAGCAACCATCGCGGTAGCCGATAAGGAAGATGTGGATGCAGCGGTTACCGCGGCTTGGGATGCATTTGATGCGTGGAGTCAAGTATCGCCTCAAGAGCGTTCAGCATTACTGCTTGAAGTGGCCGATCGTATTGAAGCAGAAGCGGAGCGTTTTGCGACGTTAGAAACCCTTGAAAATGGTAAGCCGATTCGTGAAACGAGCAATATTGATATTCCTTTAGCGATCGATCATTTCCGCTATTTTGCAGGTGTGATTCGTGGCCATAGCGACGAAGCCAATTTAATTGATAAAAACAGCTTAAGCATCGTATTAAGCGAGCCGATCGGTGTGGTTGGGCAGATTATTCCATGGAACTTCCCCTTCTTAATGGGCGCGTGGAAAATTGCTCCGGCACTTGCGGCGGGTAACTGTATTGTTATTAAACCCTCAAGCGATACCTCAATCTCTCTTTTAGAGATGGGCCGTATCTTAAATGAAGTCTTACCAAAAGGCGTGGTGAGCGTCTTAACCGGTCGCGGATCGACTACCGGGGATTACATCTTAAAACATGAAGGATTTAGTAAATTAGCCTTCACCGGTTCAACGGAAGTCGGTTACACCGTAGCTCGTGCTGCGGCGGATAAATTGATCCCGGCAACCTTAGAGCTTGGCGGTAAATCAGCGAATATCGTCTTTGATGATGCGCAACTCGATAAAGCGATCGATGGCGCGCTGATGGGAATCCTCTTTAACCAAGGGCAGGTCTGCTGTGCGGGCTCACGTCTCTTTGTTCAAAAAGGCATTTACGATCAATTCATCACGAAATTAAAAGAGAAGTTCGATGGCGTAAAAGTGGGCGATCCGCTTGATCCGACCACGCAAATGGGTACGCAAGTGAGCGTTAAACAGATGAACCAAATTCTCGACTATGTGAAAGTTGCTACCGACGAAGGCGCACGCGTTTTAGCGGGCGGTGAGCGTTACGGTGAGAACGGTGCATTTGTGAAACCCACGCTAATTGTTGACGTTAAACCCGGCATGCGCATCGAGCAAGAAGAGGTGTTTGGCCCTGTTGTAGCGGTAGTGGTATTTGAGACAGAAGAAGAAGTGGTCAAATACGCAAACAACTCTGAATATGGTTTAGGAGGAGCGGTATGGACACGCGACATTAACCGCGCACTACGCGTAGCACGTGGCGTTCGCACCGGACGCATGTGGGTGAACACCTATAACGAACTCCCAGCGCACGCACCATTTGGTGGGTACAAAAAATCGGGAATCGGCCGTGAAACGCACAAAATGATTTTAGATGCATACACTCAAAAGAAAAACATCTATATCAGCATGAACGAGGAATTAACCGGCTTCTACTAAGAATGCGGTTACCTTGTAAAGTCAAAATAAGAACCGACTTTTTACAATAAAAAACGAAGAGCCATCCAAGTGGGTGGCTCTTTTTTTGTGGCATCAATTAATGGTTAACATTGATGGTGAAAACTGATCGTTAAAAACGCGCTTCCAGTGAGATGGAGAAATTGCGTTTCGGCGCTGAAAAACGATTGAGTCCACGGCCTTCTCGGTCGATGCGATTGGTGGTGCCGTAGGTGGGCAAATCGCGGAGACTATCCCAAGTGCTGTAATCTTTATTAAATAGATTAAAAATGCCGATATTGAGGGTAATATCTTTATCAAGTTGAATCTGACTAGTGAGATCGACCACAAAGTAAGAGCCACTTAAATAGGGCCACTCTTGTTCCTCTTGCCCGTGCCAAGAATAGAGCGTTTCTTTGGTATCTTTCCCTTTTTTTGCGGCACTATAGCGTCCGGTGAGCCTTATATTCCAACGATCTGAGGGCGCTTGATATTCAATATTCATCAGCGCACTCCAAGGCTGAATCGATTTTAACGGATCGCCATCTTGATTTTTCCCGCGGCTATATTGCGCTTTAAGGCCAAAGGTCCAATCGTCGGACAATCCAAGGACTGAGCCATTGATTGATCCGCCAATTTCCACACCGGAAATGCTTGCTTTGGCGACGTTAACAAATTGGATCTGGTTTACAAAGAGATATTCGCCACCACCCCACCATGGATTATTGGGATCATACCAAGGGTTTTTCGCCCGCCCCTCGGTGACGCGTTCATCAATAAAGTTACGATAGCGACTGTGAAAGATGCCGATGCCAAATTGGCTAGATTCATTTTGGAATTGATAGGCAATTTCATGATTCAGCGCGGTTTCTGGTTTGAGGTGCGTGTTGGGCATAAAGTGATTGGCGCCGCCTTTCCCAAATTCAAAAAACATCTCTTCAACGCGGGGCGCTCTAAAACCAGTGCTAAGGGTGTAACTGAGTTGATGTTCGGGGGTGAAATGATAGGCAAGTCCCGCTTGCCAGGAGAGATTGGAAAAGCGTTTTTTACTGCCATCAAAACTCACCGGAAATTTATTGCTCCCATCCATCTTAGGCGTATATTGATAATGATCGTAGCGAAGCCCGAGTGTCGCAGTTAGCTGATCGGATAAATTGAAACGATCTTGCAGCGAAATCGTGCTAATATCGGAGGTAACCGGAGTCATGATGCTATAGGTCGATGGGTGTGCGGTGCCGCTCAGATAGAGAATGTCGTGATTATAGTTTGAGAGTTTTGCGCGCCTGTGTTCAATTTTTCCTTGCAGGTGATGTTCTGTATCAAATAACGTGATCGGTTTAGCAAAGAGCTGGGCTTGAAACATCGTCTGTTGTTGCTCAAATTCACGGAAATAGTGCTGATCCATAATGCTATGATCATCTTTTTTTACATTATAGGTATCCGATTGCATCTTGATGGTTTGCTTGGCAAGTACAGCATTAAAGGTATCGATCAGCGTTGAATCATTGCCAAAGTAATCATACTCCAAACCATAGCGTTTATAGGGTGCAGTATCGGCAGCAAAGCGGTGAGTGCCCCAACTATCAAAGCTTTTCTCCTCGGTCTCTTGGGTCTGTTTTCGATCTTCATAAAACGCGGTTATGCGATGGTTTTCTCCGAAATTATATCCGAATTTGGAGAGCCAAGCGGTGGATCGATTTGAGACAGGATCGGGCTTTCCGCGCGCGGAGCCATAAATATCCTCCCCTTTGCCATTATTCATCATTTCATGGCCACGGCGTTTGGTCATCTGGGCGAATCCAAAGAGGCCATTTACCTCAAATCCCGAGCCGATCACTTGTCGCCACTCATCATTTTTAGAGGCGTAGCCGGATTTTAAATAGAGCCCAAAACGCTCCCCCGGACGAACAAAATCCTCAATATTTTTCGTCTTAAAATGCACCGAACCACCAATTGCGCCGCTCCCATCGCTGACAGAATTGGCCCCCTTATTAACGCCCACTTGGCTAATATTTTCATACTCGGTGTTATTAATGCTGCCATTAAAGTAGCCATATCCCTTGTAGATTGAGGGCATAAACGTTTCGGCTTGCGGGAGACCATCTACGATCACGGCCACTCGATCTTTATCGACCCCACGGATCGCAAAACCATTACTGCCTGAGCGTCCACTTTCGCTAATGCCGATGCCGACCTCGTTGCGAAATAGATCGCGCTCATCTTGCACAAGATTTTTACGAAGATCCGTCGCGCTCTGCTTTACCTCAAAAAGAGGCGGGGCATCTTCGGTCGCGATCACTACGACCGGCCGGAGCTCAATCGGTTCTTCAGCCTCATTCTTACTGGGTTCTGCCATGGATAACGTAGGAATCATTAAGGTCGATAGCGTCGAAAGGGCCATCATCTTTTTAATCGTATAGGACTTATTCATGAATTTATCTCATATGTAAATGTAAATTGTTCGCATTTGGGAATATATCAGAACAACTTACAGTTCACAATAAAATTAAATGTTTCTTTACGGATTGATCCGAGCCCCTTCATGAAGATCGGGAAAGAGGGAGGGCGTAAGAATGATGATGGGAAGAGTCGTGATGGAGGAAGAAAAGAGGAGGAGATGAATGATTTGATACAATTGATCGATTATTGATCAATGCTCAAAGAGCAGATAGTTAGCGGGAGGAGAACAATACCCAAGCGCTATCCCAAACGTTATCCACAGCTTTTGGGGAAAGTCGGGGATAACTAAAAGAGTGAGGTTTGTTCGCCGAGAGTCAGCCCTTCAAGTTCGAGCAGTTTTCGCTTCATCGGAAGCCCGTAAGCGTAGCCGGTGAGCGTCCCATCTGAGCCAATCACGCGATGGCAGGCGCAGAGAATCGGAAGCGGATTAGTATGATTGGCAAGCCCCACCGCGCGATAGGCTTTTGGATGACCAATCGCTTCGGCAATCGTTTTATAGGTGACAAGGGTGCCGTACGGAATGTCGGCTAAATAACGCCAAACGGCTTGCATAAAGGGCGTTCCACGGGAGAGATCTAATGGAAGGGTAAAGGTTTTTCGAATGCCATTAAAATATTCAGAAAGTTCCATTTCAGCACGATCAAGGAGCTCAATTTTTTCCGCTGTTTGGGGGATTTCAGAGGTACCGATCGGCGCTATTAATTGATCCGGAGAATCGAGCTCAAATTCAATGGCTGAAATACCTGCAGATGTGGCGGTAATGGTCATGATGCCG
The window above is part of the Ignatzschineria sp. RMDPL8A genome. Proteins encoded here:
- the rsmA gene encoding 16S rRNA (adenine(1518)-N(6)/adenine(1519)-N(6))-dimethyltransferase RsmA; protein product: MSQSHRAKKRFGQNFLIDAGIIFQIVEAINPQAGDPLIEIGPGLAAMTKPVLARAKEMTVIELDRDLIENLEKMEGLRVINEDVLNVDLPALYPDQKLRIIGNLPYNISTPIIFHLLEDHHDILDMHFMLQKEVIDRLAAEPNSRQYGRLSVMVQRYCDVVPLFEIPPTAFDPAPKVMSQFVRLVPHTEPKYAIADDNRFFEVVKLAFSMKRKMIRNNLKPLMSEAEIEAAGIDPTARAENLTIDDFVTLSNALV
- a CDS encoding Ppx/GppA phosphatase family protein, yielding MSNQLYAVIDLGSNSFHMAVMEEDNGRILVVDRVRDMVQLGYGLEKDGTLLPQTREKALNCLRKFNERLANIDRDNIRAVGTLTLRKMKDPTFLKEAEGALGVPIEIISGREEARLIYLGVSQYVHVAEKELFVIDIGGGSTELILGESAGIKRAFSKEVGCVNIAKLFFKKGTFTQKQMDRALLHIERELHDLTYLMRYQDAYFVGASGTIKTILELSEYLGFQEEFITLEAIERLTQKLLTLKHEDKIARFFDLSPERASVMGAGLLILYTLFNVLSIKKMAITSAALREGMLFDLLGRVQKQDRRDKTIASLVARFGADEAQAIRVRDTSMMIAKVIDSPLMDETALRFLGWASLCHEIGLAVSHHRHFKHSAYLIEHADLDGFSHQDQKILATIIYNHQRKFEFEDFESLPQFAPIVTMILRMAVLFNRGRYTRNVPDFNMRIGKRNVKLYFQEGWLKAHPLVLEDLKYEEKQLKKADIKLAWNL
- a CDS encoding MATE family efflux transporter; amino-acid sequence: MKHRRLQLLFASYVIPTVGAMLISGAYQLIDGFFIGNFIGAAGLAGANIGWSYITLLLGFGLLVGVGTGSLYSIAKGAEEHERALRILGQTLVLIVIPGILLGLFLYQSAPFLVSILGDPSHAASAEFLEASRLAIDFVRVFAVSAPFVIGSLALPFLVRNVGSPYRATLYMAIGVSLNIISSYLLIVVLEWSVFGAALASVIGETCAMLLGFRFVFFKSGEPIQWRHVKPDLKLIGEILLNGGSAFFMYIYVGFIMALHHKMLVKYGGTLAVSAYTITGYIITVYYFGIEGVANGIQPVISKLYGGEKHRSARAIIRMMVFVGMLYGITLTLVLQLFPGFFTLWFTSDPALTEVAVHAIRFNLFVLFLEGVFVLVTVFFQAIGEGAKALVISIGNLFIQVPFLFILPRFLDLDGVWLTMPIASIVLAIPVTYWAWRRYQKIG
- a CDS encoding HAD hydrolase-like protein, which gives rise to MLQFKDVWNLYHTYYHPHRLYPGETIPQKTPKITDSLLSIQDEYDILLLDGFGVLNVGAMAVPHMPETIATLQALGKEAFVLTNGASHPSYIRAEGYPKLGYDLAASHIISSRDAVEATITEHEVTKKGGTWGVISVLNAKIETIPANCVYLTDDNIDTVDGFLFLGAMTWDLDQQLKLHDAMAKKLRPLMIGNPDISAPMENSFSVEPGFYAIDLLKTFPDLSITYCGKPFKNAYEVSLKKMAKTLGKTIDPSRVLMVGDTLHTDILGGNMAGMKTALKADWGFLRDHDPRPRIEESLITPDFIISQTLEA
- a CDS encoding ferritin, producing MITESMAKLLNEQINHELCSAHVYQQMSAWANFNGFHGAASFLMAQANEERDHMQKIFDYVLLTGHMPILGDMPTINPNFDDLEAIFKQAYAQELNITEKINKITHEAITTHDYSTFEFMQWYIVEQREEEDLFRTILDKFEMLRGEANANYFIDKELAAIRTGAVADVAE